A stretch of Bradyrhizobium sp. AZCC 2262 DNA encodes these proteins:
- a CDS encoding GGDEF domain-containing protein, translating to MSQQGPILVVSTARRPSFAATLDLARLFPVVETEWADAARAVEQVQPAAVLAATSDTDEAGLAELAARVAARQPYLPLISVDPQVPHPDNVIPFFQTQGLQTQGGSSDRLVARLRAALRVRSLHATVMRRLEPATPMALSHIDPARDATVLLIGRGGAYPTLSVTLGERTGVVGALSIEAAAKHLNIRDIDGIVLGEGFSPRVIDAFLTVLTEDARFRNLPVVVTAGDPARAYDLPNLEVVSDDVVQVVATALPLIRQHAFEAHLSRTLKAIDADGLIDARTGLLTREAFERDFASSIYQTQQRGGGLSVARFAFDPEHPRAQFDGARIISRLMRQMDFGAAQEDGSVVVVFAETDLKTAHTIARRLSSVMRHTSHGNRDERSEPAVTVATLLPNDSAKSLRSRLQEEAHRAAS from the coding sequence ATGTCCCAGCAAGGTCCGATCCTCGTCGTGTCGACCGCGAGACGGCCGTCCTTTGCCGCCACGCTCGACCTCGCGAGGCTGTTTCCGGTGGTCGAGACCGAGTGGGCGGACGCGGCGCGTGCCGTCGAGCAGGTGCAACCGGCCGCCGTGCTGGCGGCAACCTCCGACACCGATGAAGCCGGACTGGCGGAGCTGGCAGCACGGGTTGCCGCACGCCAACCTTATCTGCCGCTGATCTCGGTCGATCCGCAGGTCCCGCATCCGGACAACGTCATTCCCTTCTTTCAAACCCAAGGCTTGCAAACCCAAGGCGGCTCCTCCGACCGTCTGGTGGCCCGCCTGCGTGCCGCGCTGCGCGTGCGGTCGTTGCATGCGACCGTGATGCGCCGGCTAGAGCCGGCAACGCCGATGGCGCTGTCGCATATCGATCCGGCGCGCGACGCGACCGTGCTGCTGATCGGGCGTGGCGGCGCCTATCCGACGTTGTCGGTCACGCTTGGCGAGCGCACCGGCGTGGTCGGCGCGCTCTCGATTGAGGCGGCGGCGAAGCATCTCAACATCAGAGACATCGACGGCATCGTGCTCGGCGAAGGTTTTAGCCCCCGCGTGATCGACGCCTTCCTCACCGTGCTGACGGAAGATGCCCGTTTCCGCAACCTTCCCGTCGTCGTGACGGCAGGCGATCCGGCGCGGGCCTACGACCTGCCGAACCTCGAGGTGGTCTCCGACGACGTCGTCCAGGTGGTCGCGACGGCACTGCCGCTGATCCGCCAGCATGCCTTCGAAGCGCATCTGAGCCGCACACTGAAGGCCATCGACGCCGACGGCCTGATCGACGCGCGGACCGGCCTGCTCACCCGGGAAGCCTTCGAGCGCGACTTTGCCAGCTCCATCTACCAGACGCAGCAACGCGGCGGCGGATTGTCGGTCGCACGCTTTGCGTTCGATCCCGAACATCCCCGCGCGCAATTCGACGGCGCGCGGATCATCAGCCGCCTGATGCGGCAAATGGATTTCGGCGCCGCCCAGGAAGACGGCTCGGTTGTCGTGGTATTCGCCGAAACCGACCTGAAGACGGCGCACACCATCGCGCGGCGGCTGTCGAGCGTGATGCGCCATACCAGCCACGGCAACCGCGACGAGCGATCGGAGCCGGCCGTCACGGTCGCAACGCTGCTGCCGAACGATTCCGCGAAATCGCTGCGGTCGCGGCTCCAGGAAGAGGCGCATCGCGCCGCGTCGTGA
- a CDS encoding extracellular solute-binding protein: protein MTVCGRIRLRVLACVALALGVTLLAPFCEAEAAESHALAMHGAPALPPSFAHMPYANPDAPKGGRLIWGILGTFDSLNPLIVRGIAVQQIRGFVLESLMARGNDEAFTLYGLLARSVETDDARSYITFHLDPKARFADGKPVTADDVMFSWELLRDKGRPNHRQYYSKVAKAEAPDPLTVRFDFGGAGDRELPLILGLMPVLPRHAVDPATFEETTMTGPIGSGPYRVTAVKPGASVTLTRNPDYWGRDLPVNRGLWNFDEIRLDFYRESNGQFEAFKRGLYDFRVEHEPLRWHNGYDFPAARSGEVIRDTIKTGMPQPSEFLVFNTRRPIFSDIRVRQALTLLFDFEWINRNYFFGLYARSAGFFAGSELSAYGRPADERERELLKPFTERIPPDILDGSYRLPVTDGSGRDRTTLRSALKLLSEAGYELDGTVLRQRATKIPFTFEILVTTRDQERIALAYQRDLKRAGIEASVRAVDPVQFDQRRLGYEFDMLQNRWDQSLSPGNEQSFYFGSQAADVPGTRNYMGAREPAIDALIAALLEARERSAFVSAVRALDRALISGFYAIPVINEQEQWIARWNRVERPVATALTGYLPETWWQRPGTK, encoded by the coding sequence ATGACCGTCTGCGGGCGTATCCGCCTGCGTGTGTTGGCATGTGTTGCCCTCGCGCTGGGTGTAACGCTGCTTGCGCCGTTCTGCGAGGCAGAGGCGGCCGAAAGCCACGCGCTGGCGATGCACGGCGCACCGGCCCTACCGCCCAGCTTCGCGCATATGCCCTACGCCAACCCCGACGCGCCGAAGGGCGGGCGGCTGATCTGGGGCATCCTCGGAACTTTCGACAGCCTCAATCCGCTGATCGTCCGCGGCATCGCCGTTCAGCAGATCAGGGGCTTTGTGCTCGAGAGCCTGATGGCGCGCGGCAATGACGAGGCTTTCACGCTCTACGGCTTGCTGGCCAGAAGCGTCGAGACCGACGACGCGCGCAGCTACATCACCTTCCACCTCGACCCCAAGGCGCGCTTCGCCGATGGCAAGCCGGTCACGGCAGACGACGTCATGTTTTCGTGGGAATTGCTGCGCGACAAGGGCCGCCCCAATCACCGGCAGTATTATTCCAAGGTCGCAAAGGCTGAGGCGCCCGACCCGCTCACGGTGCGGTTCGATTTCGGCGGCGCCGGTGATCGCGAGCTTCCGCTGATCCTGGGCCTGATGCCCGTGCTGCCGCGGCACGCGGTCGATCCCGCGACCTTCGAGGAAACCACGATGACCGGGCCGATCGGTTCCGGCCCCTATCGCGTCACTGCCGTCAAGCCGGGAGCCAGCGTCACGCTGACGCGCAATCCCGATTACTGGGGCCGCGACCTGCCGGTCAATCGCGGGCTCTGGAATTTCGACGAGATCAGGCTCGACTTCTATCGCGAGTCCAACGGCCAGTTTGAGGCGTTCAAGCGCGGCCTCTATGATTTTCGGGTCGAGCACGAACCGCTGCGCTGGCACAACGGCTACGATTTTCCGGCGGCCCGCAGCGGCGAAGTGATCCGCGATACCATCAAGACCGGGATGCCGCAGCCGTCGGAATTCCTGGTGTTCAACACCCGGCGTCCGATTTTTTCCGATATCCGGGTACGTCAGGCGCTGACGCTGCTGTTCGATTTCGAGTGGATCAATCGCAATTACTTTTTCGGGCTCTATGCGCGCTCGGCGGGCTTCTTCGCCGGTTCGGAACTGTCTGCCTACGGCCGTCCGGCCGACGAGCGCGAGCGCGAGCTTTTAAAACCGTTCACTGAGCGCATCCCGCCGGATATTCTCGACGGCAGTTATCGCCTGCCTGTCACTGACGGATCGGGGCGCGATCGCACCACGCTGCGCAGCGCGCTCAAATTGCTGTCGGAAGCCGGTTACGAGCTTGACGGAACCGTGTTGCGGCAGCGCGCGACCAAAATCCCCTTCACCTTCGAAATCCTGGTGACGACACGCGATCAGGAGCGGATCGCGCTGGCCTATCAGCGCGACCTCAAGCGCGCCGGCATCGAGGCCAGCGTTCGCGCGGTCGATCCCGTGCAGTTCGACCAGCGCCGGCTCGGCTACGAGTTCGACATGCTGCAGAACCGCTGGGATCAATCGCTGTCTCCCGGCAACGAGCAGTCCTTCTACTTTGGTAGCCAGGCCGCCGACGTTCCCGGCACGCGGAATTACATGGGGGCCAGGGAGCCCGCCATCGACGCCCTGATCGCGGCGCTGCTCGAGGCGCGGGAGCGTTCGGCCTTCGTCTCCGCGGTGCGGGCGCTCGACCGCGCCCTGATATCTGGCTTCTACGCTATCCCCGTTATTAACGAGCAGGAGCAATGGATCGCGCGCTGGAATCGGGTAGAACGGCCTGTAGCGACCGCGTTGACGGGCTATCTGCCGGAAACCTGGTGGCAGAGGCCGGGAACGAAATGA
- the hspQ gene encoding heat shock protein HspQ yields MIKARTAKFQIGQIVRHRVFSFRGVIFDIDPEFNNTEEWWLSIPEDVRPHKDQPFYHLLAENSESEYVAYVSEQNLLPDDSGEPIRHSQVAEIFVKDKSGGYRPRNPSLN; encoded by the coding sequence ATGATCAAAGCGCGCACCGCCAAATTTCAGATCGGGCAGATTGTCCGCCACCGGGTGTTTTCGTTCCGGGGCGTGATTTTCGATATCGATCCGGAATTCAACAACACTGAGGAATGGTGGTTGTCGATCCCCGAGGACGTTCGGCCTCACAAGGACCAGCCGTTCTATCACCTGCTTGCAGAAAATTCGGAGTCCGAGTACGTCGCCTATGTCTCCGAACAAAACCTGCTGCCGGACGATTCCGGCGAGCCGATCCGGCATTCGCAGGTGGCCGAGATCTTCGTGAAGGACAAGTCAGGCGGCTACCGCCCGCGCAATCCGTCGCTGAATTAG
- a CDS encoding class I adenylate-forming enzyme family protein produces the protein MTQPTASPTLDTLFKRNLARQPDALALVDPLNKQRITGQPPKRLTFAQADRMISSLSAHFIESGLPSNSVIAVQLPNTIEFALTVLAAFRAGLVVAVLPLLWRQSELTMALNRTAARAIVTAGKVDGVIYSDIAMNAAAEAFSIRHVCGFGSDLPEGMASLDNAIFRESLTTRPVIQDGRKAALISFDVTPDGFRPVPRAHLGLIAGGLAMSLESDVPQGATVLSAFSPMSFAGLASSLAVWLLSGGTLVLHHPFDEEALEQQINEQACDTLIAPAQLALRLDEMDLAARMPSLRNVVGLWRTPEQVGSSASWSAQQATLTDVYLFGEAGLFGARRIAEDGSPALIKPGPHGAPRELPGSSIAGEILLTPRGTLGLRGPMVPVAAYAPPPPPSDSLIASPPRDYVDTDYAARLDRVTGAINITAPPSGVMAVGGYRFLAQDLQEWARRLGQGALLTALPDRLSGHRLAGRALDNARARDALTELGLNPLMVEAFRDRSGAI, from the coding sequence GTGACCCAGCCCACCGCTTCGCCCACGCTCGACACGTTGTTCAAACGGAACCTGGCCCGACAGCCGGATGCGCTGGCGCTAGTCGATCCCCTCAACAAGCAGCGCATCACCGGACAGCCGCCGAAGCGTCTTACCTTCGCGCAGGCTGATCGCATGATCTCGTCGCTATCAGCGCATTTCATCGAATCCGGCCTGCCGTCCAATTCCGTGATCGCGGTTCAACTGCCCAACACCATCGAATTCGCGCTTACCGTGCTCGCCGCCTTCCGCGCCGGCCTCGTCGTCGCGGTGCTGCCGCTGCTCTGGCGGCAGTCGGAATTGACCATGGCGCTCAACCGTACCGCGGCGCGGGCGATCGTGACCGCGGGCAAGGTCGACGGCGTGATCTATTCGGACATCGCCATGAACGCCGCCGCCGAAGCGTTCTCGATCCGCCATGTCTGCGGCTTCGGCAGCGACCTGCCCGAAGGCATGGCCTCGCTCGACAACGCGATTTTCCGGGAATCCCTGACCACACGCCCCGTGATCCAGGACGGCCGCAAGGCGGCGCTGATCTCCTTCGACGTCACCCCGGACGGGTTCCGGCCGGTCCCGCGCGCCCATCTCGGCCTGATTGCCGGCGGCCTTGCGATGTCGCTCGAAAGCGACGTGCCGCAGGGCGCAACGGTCCTCTCGGCCTTCTCGCCGATGTCGTTTGCCGGCCTCGCCTCGTCGCTGGCGGTCTGGCTACTGTCGGGCGGAACGCTGGTGCTGCACCATCCGTTCGACGAGGAGGCGCTGGAGCAACAGATCAACGAACAGGCCTGCGATACGCTGATTGCACCGGCTCAACTGGCGTTGCGGCTGGACGAAATGGACCTCGCCGCGCGGATGCCAAGCCTGCGTAATGTCGTCGGCCTGTGGCGCACGCCGGAACAGGTCGGTTCCAGCGCATCCTGGTCCGCACAACAGGCGACGCTGACGGATGTCTATCTGTTCGGTGAGGCCGGATTGTTCGGCGCGCGCCGGATCGCGGAAGACGGTTCGCCGGCCCTGATCAAGCCCGGCCCTCACGGTGCGCCGCGCGAATTGCCGGGATCGTCGATCGCTGGCGAGATTCTGTTGACGCCGCGCGGCACGCTCGGATTGCGCGGGCCGATGGTGCCGGTCGCGGCCTATGCACCGCCTCCACCGCCGAGCGACTCGCTGATCGCCTCGCCGCCGCGCGACTACGTCGATACGGATTACGCGGCGCGGCTCGACCGCGTGACCGGCGCGATCAATATCACCGCGCCGCCGTCCGGCGTCATGGCTGTCGGTGGCTACCGGTTCCTGGCGCAGGACCTGCAGGAATGGGCGCGGCGGCTCGGCCAGGGCGCGCTCTTGACCGCATTGCCCGACCGCCTCAGCGGCCACCGGCTCGCCGGCCGCGCGCTCGATAATGCGCGCGCCCGCGACGCGCTGACAGAGCTCGGTCTTAACCCATTGATGGTGGAAGCGTTTCGCGATCGAAGCGGCGCGATCTGA
- a CDS encoding quinone oxidoreductase family protein: MTKAVRVHKVGGPEALVYEDVDVAAPGSGEVRIRQHAVGLNFIDVYFRTGLYKAPGLPFIAGNEAAGEVVAVGPGVTNFHPGDRVAYYFTLGGYASERVIPADKLVKLPDHITYEQGAVLMLKGLTVWYLLHKTFKVEPGHRVLIHAAAGGIGLLACQWAKALGAHVIGTVGSKAKADLALSNGCDHVILYNEEDFVARVKQISRNELCDVVYDGVGKTTFPGSLSCLRPRGLFVSFGNASGPVPPFPLAELNNHGSLFATRPKLNDYVSTRKELLEGADTLFAAVINGKLHVPINHAYALKDAAKAHIDLESRATTGAAILRP, encoded by the coding sequence ATGACCAAGGCCGTGCGCGTGCACAAGGTGGGGGGTCCGGAAGCCCTGGTGTATGAGGACGTGGACGTGGCGGCACCCGGATCGGGCGAGGTCCGCATCCGTCAGCACGCCGTCGGCCTGAATTTCATCGACGTCTACTTCCGCACCGGCCTCTACAAGGCGCCGGGCCTGCCGTTCATTGCCGGAAACGAGGCGGCCGGCGAGGTCGTGGCCGTCGGCCCGGGCGTCACCAATTTTCACCCCGGCGACCGCGTCGCCTATTATTTCACGCTTGGCGGCTACGCCAGCGAGCGGGTGATCCCGGCCGACAAGCTGGTCAAGCTGCCCGACCACATTACCTACGAGCAGGGCGCCGTGCTGATGCTCAAGGGGCTGACGGTCTGGTACCTGCTGCACAAGACCTTCAAGGTCGAGCCTGGCCACCGCGTGCTGATCCATGCCGCCGCCGGCGGCATCGGGCTGTTGGCCTGCCAGTGGGCCAAGGCGCTGGGCGCGCATGTGATCGGGACCGTCGGCTCCAAGGCGAAGGCGGACCTCGCGCTCTCGAATGGCTGCGACCACGTCATCCTCTATAACGAGGAAGACTTTGTTGCGCGGGTCAAACAGATCAGCCGCAACGAGCTCTGCGACGTCGTCTATGACGGCGTCGGCAAGACCACCTTCCCGGGCTCGCTGTCGTGCCTGCGGCCGCGCGGCCTGTTCGTGAGCTTTGGCAACGCCTCCGGCCCGGTACCGCCATTCCCGCTCGCCGAACTCAACAACCACGGTTCGTTGTTTGCGACGCGGCCGAAGCTCAACGACTACGTCTCAACCCGCAAGGAGCTGCTCGAAGGCGCCGACACGCTGTTCGCCGCCGTTATCAACGGCAAGCTGCACGTGCCGATCAATCATGCCTACGCGCTGAAGGACGCAGCCAAGGCGCATATCGATCTCGAGAGCCGGGCGACGACGGGTGCTGCGATTTTGAGGCCGTAG
- a CDS encoding TerC family protein, with translation MMELLTSPEAWVALLTLTALEIVLGIDNVIFISVIVSRIPPAQARRARQIGLLLALVFRIVLLSLLVWLIGLTEPVVIVRGVELSWRDIILIAGGAFLIAKATHEIHAEVEASHGEPDTESQASVFFWAIMQIIVIDMVFSLDSIITAIGMAQDLEIMIAAVVIACVVMYVSSGPVAKFVADHPTTKMLALAFLVLIGVALVADGFKFHIPRGYIYFAILFAAAVELFNVLARRNRRKAAK, from the coding sequence ATGATGGAATTATTGACAAGCCCGGAAGCCTGGGTGGCGCTGCTGACATTGACGGCGCTGGAAATCGTGCTCGGCATCGACAATGTGATTTTCATTTCGGTGATTGTCTCGCGCATTCCCCCGGCGCAGGCCAGGCGCGCACGCCAGATCGGCCTGCTGTTGGCACTGGTGTTCCGCATCGTCCTGCTCAGCCTGCTGGTGTGGCTGATCGGCCTGACGGAGCCCGTCGTCATCGTGAGAGGCGTCGAACTGTCGTGGCGCGACATCATCCTGATCGCCGGCGGGGCCTTCCTGATCGCGAAGGCAACACATGAAATCCATGCCGAAGTCGAGGCGAGCCATGGCGAGCCCGATACTGAATCCCAAGCCAGCGTGTTCTTCTGGGCGATCATGCAGATCATCGTCATCGACATGGTGTTTTCGCTGGACTCCATCATCACGGCGATCGGCATGGCGCAGGATCTGGAAATCATGATCGCGGCGGTCGTGATCGCCTGCGTGGTCATGTACGTCTCGTCGGGGCCGGTGGCGAAGTTCGTGGCCGATCACCCGACCACCAAGATGCTGGCGCTGGCGTTCCTGGTGCTGATCGGGGTGGCGCTGGTGGCGGACGGATTCAAATTCCACATCCCGCGCGGCTATATCTACTTTGCCATCCTGTTTGCGGCGGCCGTTGAACTGTTCAATGTGCTTGCCAGGCGCAACCGCCGAAAAGCCGCCAAATAG
- a CDS encoding AEC family transporter: MVDILNLALPYFGLIFIGFACGKTRGLPESGLAWMNFFLLYVSLPALLFRIMSETPFSELNNPPFLIATTLATVSAFVLAMVAGRIIGELSLRKATMAGLAGAYGNIGYMGPGLALAVLGAKAAAPTALIFCCDSIFLFTIVPLLMALTDREHPSFLHAIGIAARQIVMNPLIMSAVLGALVAAFHIPLPTSLDRTLLFLQNAAAPTALFVLGVTVALRPFDRVPWEVPGVIAIKLLIHPLIVFGLMLFFGPFAQPWAATAVLMAALPPALNVFVIARQNNTWIEPASVAVLIGTFASVVTLTSVMWFIQSGRLVFP; encoded by the coding sequence ATGGTCGATATTCTCAACCTCGCGCTTCCCTATTTCGGCTTGATCTTCATCGGCTTTGCCTGCGGCAAGACCAGGGGGCTGCCGGAATCGGGCCTCGCCTGGATGAACTTCTTCCTGCTGTACGTTTCTCTGCCGGCGTTGCTATTTCGCATCATGTCGGAGACGCCGTTCTCCGAACTGAACAACCCGCCATTCCTGATCGCAACCACGCTTGCGACCGTCAGCGCCTTCGTGCTCGCCATGGTAGCAGGCCGCATCATCGGCGAGCTGTCGCTGCGCAAGGCCACCATGGCGGGCCTTGCCGGCGCTTACGGCAATATCGGCTATATGGGCCCCGGCCTGGCGCTGGCGGTGCTTGGCGCCAAGGCGGCGGCGCCGACCGCGCTGATCTTCTGCTGCGACAGCATTTTCCTGTTCACGATCGTGCCGCTGTTGATGGCGCTGACCGATCGCGAGCATCCGTCGTTCCTGCATGCGATCGGCATCGCCGCACGGCAGATCGTGATGAACCCGCTGATCATGTCGGCCGTTCTGGGAGCCCTCGTTGCAGCCTTCCATATTCCGTTGCCGACATCACTCGACCGGACGCTGCTGTTTCTGCAGAACGCAGCGGCGCCGACCGCGCTGTTCGTGCTTGGCGTCACCGTGGCGTTGCGGCCGTTTGACCGCGTGCCCTGGGAAGTACCGGGCGTGATCGCGATCAAGCTGCTGATCCACCCCTTGATCGTGTTCGGCCTGATGCTGTTTTTCGGGCCGTTCGCGCAGCCCTGGGCGGCGACCGCCGTCCTGATGGCGGCGCTGCCGCCGGCGCTGAACGTGTTCGTGATCGCGCGGCAGAACAATACCTGGATCGAGCCGGCATCTGTCGCCGTGCTGATCGGAACCTTCGCCTCTGTGGTCACGCTGACCAGCGTGATGTGGTTCATCCAGAGCGGGCGGCTGGTGTTTCCGTAA
- a CDS encoding FAD assembly factor SdhE has protein sequence MTGTTRSSGGLDDRRKRLLFRCWHRGTREMDLILGRFADAEISGMHDDELAELERLIEVPDPDLYAALIGDTPLDPEYATALFDRIKTFRAVDHDA, from the coding sequence ATGACGGGTACGACACGATCAAGCGGCGGCCTCGACGACCGTCGCAAGCGGCTTCTGTTCCGCTGCTGGCATCGCGGCACCCGTGAGATGGACCTTATCCTCGGCCGCTTTGCGGACGCCGAGATATCGGGCATGCACGATGACGAACTGGCCGAGCTCGAACGCCTGATCGAGGTGCCCGATCCGGATCTCTATGCCGCGCTGATCGGCGACACGCCGCTCGATCCGGAATATGCGACCGCGCTGTTCGACCGCATCAAGACGTTTCGCGCGGTGGATCACGACGCATGA
- a CDS encoding invasion associated locus B family protein has translation MNFRILAGSIRPRGQILALLAAAALSATLIASGAQAQAPAPAAPKAPPKAAPKAPAPAPQAPPAGAPPAAAAPQPQEQQVQLIYAPWTKFCLKGQEAGAKQVCFTGKDGRIESGQPVIAAVIIEPEGEPKKLLRVTLPLGMQLVHGTRIIVDSNAPLQGPYVICFQNGCMSDYEATPELIASLKKGQNLVVQAINSNGAPLTLPLPLAGEFAKAYDGPPTDPKVFEENQKKLQEELQKRAEEQRKKLEGAGGAGANPAAK, from the coding sequence ATGAATTTCCGTATCTTGGCCGGGTCGATCCGGCCGCGTGGGCAGATCTTGGCCCTGTTGGCGGCCGCGGCATTGTCGGCAACGTTGATCGCTTCGGGTGCGCAGGCCCAGGCGCCTGCACCCGCTGCTCCGAAAGCGCCTCCGAAGGCGGCTCCCAAGGCTCCGGCTCCGGCCCCGCAAGCTCCTCCGGCTGGCGCTCCTCCCGCCGCCGCTGCCCCGCAGCCGCAGGAACAGCAAGTCCAGCTGATCTACGCGCCCTGGACCAAGTTCTGCCTCAAGGGTCAGGAAGCTGGCGCCAAGCAGGTTTGCTTCACCGGCAAGGACGGCCGCATCGAGTCCGGCCAGCCCGTCATCGCCGCCGTCATCATCGAGCCGGAAGGCGAGCCGAAGAAGCTCTTGCGCGTGACCCTGCCGCTCGGCATGCAGCTCGTGCACGGAACCCGAATCATCGTCGACAGCAATGCGCCGCTGCAAGGGCCCTACGTCATCTGCTTCCAGAACGGTTGCATGTCGGACTACGAAGCAACGCCTGAGCTGATCGCCAGCTTGAAGAAGGGCCAGAATCTCGTTGTTCAGGCGATCAATTCCAACGGCGCGCCGCTGACGCTGCCGCTGCCGCTCGCGGGTGAATTCGCCAAGGCCTATGACGGTCCGCCGACCGATCCGAAGGTGTTCGAGGAAAACCAGAAGAAGCTGCAGGAAGAGCTGCAGAAGCGGGCTGAAGAGCAGCGCAAGAAGCTCGAGGGAGCGGGTGGCGCCGGCGCCAATCCGGCGGCGAAGTAA
- a CDS encoding UbiH/UbiF family hydroxylase: protein MDNASQIYDTAVIGGGPAGLTAAIALAATGARTALLARRVPYADNRTTALLGASTDLLERLDVWPRCRDKAAALRTMRLVDDTGRLIRAPEVRFTSDEIGLEQFGYNIDNRSLMVALEERAAELSNLTRFDDEAVTIDPQDAIVIVHTGKGEQLAARLVIGADGRQSPSRAAAGIGISRRDLHQSALTFNISHSRPHNGISTEFHTPQGPCVFVPLPGNRCSVVWVSETREAERLMSLGDDELSEAAERQSHSILGRVQVEAGRNVFPLTIERPDQFASHRVALVGESAHVVPPIGAQGLNMGLRDAADIADIAGSAISLGEDPGSPAVLARYQSARRADVASRLIAIDVANRSLLSDFVGMQSLRAVGMHLLGSFGPLRRLAMREGLAPTWKRVS, encoded by the coding sequence ATGGACAATGCATCGCAAATTTATGACACCGCCGTGATCGGTGGCGGGCCGGCGGGGTTGACCGCGGCCATTGCGCTGGCCGCAACCGGCGCGAGAACCGCCTTGCTCGCCCGCCGCGTGCCCTATGCCGATAACCGCACCACGGCGCTGCTGGGGGCTTCCACCGACCTGCTGGAGCGCCTGGACGTCTGGCCCCGCTGCCGCGACAAGGCTGCCGCCTTGCGGACCATGCGCCTCGTCGACGATACCGGCCGGCTGATCCGCGCACCCGAGGTGCGCTTCACCTCGGATGAGATCGGTCTCGAACAGTTCGGCTACAACATCGACAACCGCTCGCTGATGGTCGCCCTCGAAGAGCGCGCGGCTGAGCTATCTAACCTGACCCGATTTGACGACGAGGCGGTAACGATCGATCCGCAGGATGCGATCGTCATCGTCCATACCGGCAAGGGCGAGCAGCTTGCCGCGCGGCTGGTGATCGGCGCCGACGGGCGGCAGTCGCCATCCCGCGCGGCGGCCGGGATCGGGATCAGCCGCCGCGACCTGCATCAATCGGCGCTAACGTTCAATATTTCCCATTCGCGGCCCCACAACGGCATCTCCACCGAGTTTCACACCCCGCAGGGTCCGTGCGTATTCGTGCCCCTGCCCGGCAACCGATGCAGCGTGGTATGGGTGTCGGAGACCAGGGAGGCCGAGCGGCTGATGTCGCTTGGCGACGACGAATTGTCGGAGGCCGCGGAACGGCAGTCGCACTCCATTCTCGGCCGCGTCCAGGTTGAAGCCGGGCGCAACGTGTTTCCGCTGACGATCGAGCGCCCCGACCAATTCGCCAGCCATCGTGTCGCGCTGGTCGGCGAATCCGCCCATGTGGTGCCGCCAATCGGCGCGCAGGGCCTCAACATGGGTTTGCGCGATGCGGCCGATATCGCCGACATCGCAGGCAGTGCAATCTCGCTCGGTGAGGATCCGGGATCGCCGGCGGTGCTGGCGCGCTATCAATCCGCCCGCCGCGCCGACGTAGCCAGTCGGCTGATCGCCATCGATGTCGCCAACCGGTCCCTACTGAGCGATTTCGTAGGCATGCAATCGCTGCGCGCTGTGGGCATGCACCTGCTCGGTTCGTTCGGCCCGCTGCGTCGGCTCGCGATGCGCGAGGGACTGGCGCCGACCTGGAAGCGCGTCAGCTGA
- the pcsA gene encoding phosphatidylcholine synthase yields MDQTTEPDSAPATSRMRTAALAVHIFTAMGAGIALLAMLEAVREHWANMFGWLGVALIIDAIDGPLARRLDVVRLQPNWSGEVLDLVVDFVTYVFVPAYAITASGMLLPLAAPLLGIGIVVSSALYFADRRMKASDNHFRGFPALWNVAAFYLFLLHLPPALSSFGIAVLIALTFASFHVVHPVRVVRLRWLTLWLMAIGAVLAIYALVRDFDVGAPIVAGLCAIAVYIIGSDAVIRRMKSFKA; encoded by the coding sequence ATGGACCAGACCACAGAGCCAGATTCCGCACCCGCGACCAGCCGAATGCGAACCGCCGCACTCGCCGTGCATATCTTCACGGCGATGGGCGCGGGCATCGCGCTGCTGGCGATGCTGGAGGCCGTGCGCGAACACTGGGCCAACATGTTCGGCTGGCTCGGCGTGGCCCTGATCATCGATGCGATCGACGGCCCGCTGGCGCGCAGGCTGGATGTCGTGCGGCTGCAGCCGAACTGGTCCGGCGAGGTGCTCGATCTCGTCGTCGATTTCGTGACCTACGTCTTCGTGCCGGCCTATGCCATCACCGCGAGCGGGATGCTGCTGCCTTTAGCGGCGCCGCTGCTCGGCATCGGCATCGTGGTGTCGAGTGCGCTCTACTTCGCGGACCGGCGCATGAAGGCGTCGGACAATCATTTCCGCGGCTTCCCGGCGCTGTGGAACGTAGCAGCGTTTTATTTGTTCTTGCTGCACTTGCCGCCCGCGCTTTCCAGCTTCGGCATCGCTGTACTGATCGCGCTCACATTCGCGTCGTTTCATGTCGTGCACCCGGTCCGGGTGGTGCGTCTGCGCTGGCTGACCCTGTGGCTGATGGCCATCGGAGCAGTGCTCGCGATATATGCGCTCGTCCGCGACTTCGACGTAGGCGCTCCGATCGTCGCCGGGTTGTGCGCTATCGCGGTCTACATCATAGGAAGTGACGCCGTGATCCGGCGAATGAAGTCGTTCAAGGCATGA